One window of the Piliocolobus tephrosceles isolate RC106 chromosome 17, ASM277652v3, whole genome shotgun sequence genome contains the following:
- the TBC1D24 gene encoding TBC1 domain family member 24, with protein MTFGDLVNKYCQAAHKLMVAVSEDVLQVYADWQRWLFGELPLCYFARVFDVFLVEGYKVLYRVALAILKFFHKVRAGQPLESDSVKQDIRTFVKDIAKTVSPEKLLEKAFAIRLFSRKEIQLLQMANEKALKQKGITVKQKRQFVHLAVHAENFRSEIVSVREMRDIWSWVPERFALCQPLLLFSSLQHGYSLARFYFQCEGHEPTLLLIKTTQKEVCGAYLSTDWSERNKFGGKLGFFGTGECFVFRLQPEVQRYEWVVIKHPELTKPPPLMAAEPTAPLSHSASSDPADRLSPFLAARHFNLPSKTESMFMAGGSDCLIVGGGGGQALYIDGDLNRGRTSHCDTFNNQPLCSENFLIAAVEAWGFQDPDTQ; from the exons ATGACGTTTGGGGACCTGGTGAACAAGTACTGCCAGGCGGCCCACAAGCTGATGGTGGCCGTGTCAGAGGACGTCCTGCAGGTCTATGCGGACTGGCAGCGCTGGCTGTTTGGGGAGCTGCCCCTCTGCTACTTCGCCCGGGTCTTTGACGTCTTCCTGGTGGAGGGCTACAAAGTGCTGTACCGCGTGGCGCTGGCCATCCTCAAGTTCTTCCACAAGGTGAGGGCCGGGCAACCCCTGGAGTCGGACAGCGTGAAGCAGGACATCCGCACGTTCGTCAAAGACATCGCCAAGACCGTGTCCCCGGAGAAGCTGCTGGAGAAAGCGTTTGCCATCCGCCTCTTCTCCCGCAAGGAGATCCAGCTCCTGCAGATGGCCAACGAGAAAGCCCTGAAGCAGAAGGGCATCACTGTGAAGCAGAAGAG GCAGTTTGTACACTTGGCCGTCCATGCAGAGAACTTCCGCTCGGAGATCGTCAGTGTGAGGGAGATGAGAGACATCTGGTCCTGGGTCCCCGAGCGCTTCGCCCTGTGCCAGCCCCTCCTGCTGTTCTCCTCCCTGCAGCATGGGTACAGCCTGGCCAG GTTCTACTTCCAGTGTGAAGGACATGAGCCTACCCTCTTGCTCATCAAGACCACGCAGAAGGAG GTGTGTGGTGCTTACCTGTCCACAGACTGGAGTGAGAGAAATAAGTTTGGAGGCAAACTGGGCTTCTTTGGGACCGGAGAATGCTTTGTGTTTAGG CTGCAGCCTGAGGTGCAGCGCTACGAGTGGGTGGTGATCAAGCACCCCGAGCTGACCAAGCCCCCACCCTTGATGGCTGCCGAGCCCACCGCCCCGCTCAGCCACTCCGCCTCCTCAGACCCTGCCGACCGCCTCTCGCCCTTCCTGGCCGCTCGCCACTTCAACCTGCCCTCCAAGACCGAGTCCATGTTCATGGCGGGGGGCAGCGACTGCCTCATCGTCG GGGGAGGAGGTGGCCAGGCGCTCTACATCGATGGGGACCTGAACCGGGGCCGCACAAGCCACTGCGACACCTTCAACAACCAGCCCCTCTGCTCCGAGAACTTCCTCATCGCTGCTGTGGAGGCCTGGGGCTTTCAGGACCCTGACACCCAGTGA